TTTTTTCCTATTGTACCTGTATTATTATCAGAACGAAATCCATCTATACTTGCGTTCCCACCCAAACCTGAAAATTTGATCTTTTCAAGTGTTGTTAGTTTTACTTCTTTGTTTTCGAGGCTGAAAATTGATGTTTCAGCAACTCCTGTATCTAACAAAAAGGTTAGATCTGCTCCATTAATATTGACCGGAATGAAAATCAGATTATTAATCAGCTTAAATGGAACTACCGTCTTTTTAGCATCTTTAATCTCAAAAGAGTTCTGAGCATTGATAAAAATGCTAATCAATAAAAGCCAGATAAAACATCGATATTTCATTTACTGAATATAAGCAATTTATCGCTATGCAAAATAAAAAACATTCTCTATTTTGAGAATGTTTATGTAATTTTTAGTGTTTTGTCTGATATGTTTTATTATCCGTAAATTATTTCGAAAAGAAATCCATGAGGTCAATATAATTTTTTTGATTTACTCCATGTCCACTCATGTATTCTCTGAAAGTAAAATAACAACTCAATTCATACAGCAGATCTGCAGCCTTTCTTCCCCATTCTAATGGAATTACAGCGTCATCGGTTCCATGGGAGACAAAAAATCTAAGCTTTTCCAACTTCTTTTTATCTCTAACGATATCACCTAAGATTTTCTCTTCAGGATAGCTGCTCAAACACGCTACATAATTAAACAAATCAGGATATTGTAATGCCAGCGCATAGCATAAAATCCCACCCTGACTGAAGCCGCATAAATGAGCCCTGCTTTCAGTAATTCCGTATTGATTAATTATTTTTAGAATATTCTCCAGAACACTGTTCAGAGATTCTTTTGCCTGATGGACATCTATAAAGTTTTCTGGATTATTAAAATCAATGTCATACCATGAATATCCTTCGAATTGAGTATTCTTTGGAGCCCTGAAACTAACGATGATCCAGTCGGCTGGGAGGGTTTCCCTGAAACTAAAAAGATCCTGTTCATTGCTTCCATAGCCATGAAGCATAAAAAGTATTGGAGTAGAAGAAGTAATATGTTCTGGTTCTCTTACAATATAATCTAAATTCATACTACAAAGATAAGTAATAAATCAAATTGCTGAATTTTTATGTTTTGAATAATCACGGCTTTAATTTTAACTATAAAATATGAATAATGCTTAAAATCAGACATAAATATTGTTTTTGTTGATTTGATATTGTTTGGAAATCTTTATTGGAAATTTTTCATAAAAGTTATTTTTATATTGATAAAAAACCTATATTTGAAACATTAAAAAATCTATTTGGAGAAATGAAGCAATTTTACAAATCAAAAAGTTTATTAAGACTTTCTTTTTTATTCATCGTATTATTTTCGGTAATTTCTATATTAAATTCTTGTAAAAAAGATGACGACGATGAAGACTTTAAAGATCATATCGTACAATTTGAAGTAAAGGGGAGTACAGGTGTTATTTCAAAAACCATCGTTACTCAGGTTGGAACTACGGTAAATAATATGTATAATACTACATTGACTCCCATTACCCTTCCTTGGTCAAGCGGTGAATTTTTTGTTAACTCCAGCCAGGCCCAGTTAAATCTTTCAGCTAATGCAACGATGCCTGACGATGATTCTAAACTTATTGTAAGCATTTGGATTGATGGAGAAGTGGCAAAGAGTGATACCGTTGTTGGTAAAGGTGTTTTAAGTGCTGCTGTTTTTCACAGCTTCTTGGAATTATAAAAGTATAAATTATAAATAAAGAAAAGACCGCTTATACCAGGCGGTCTTTTTTTGATATATTCTGTTGATGGCAAGTGTAATAGGTTCTGTTGAATTTTTCGTAGGAACGTCTAGTCAAAGTTTAAAAATTTTGTTGTAAAAGAAAAACACTTTGGCAAGCCAAAGTGTTTTTCTTTTATTTGAAATGTTATTATTGAACTTTAATAATGAAGTAACTTTTCTTTCCTTTTTGCAGTAATAAAAATTTACCATCGATCAGGTCACTTTCGTTTGCTGTAAAGGTATCATTTATTTTTTGCTTGTTTACGGAAATTGAATTTCCTTTGATCTCTCTTTGGGCCTCACTTTTAGATTTTAGAAATCCTGATTTTTCTGAAAGAAGATCAATAATGTTGATTCCCAATACATCTGCTTTTGCTACTTCTTTTTGTGGAACTCCGTCAAAAACTTCAAGAAAAGTTTCCTCATCCAGACTTACCAAATCTTCAGCAGTGGAGCGGCCGAAAAGAATTTCTGAAGCCTTTAAAGCCTTTTCATATTCTTCTCTTCCATGAACCCATACGGTTACTTCTTCTGCTAATTTCTTTTGAAGTTTTCTTTCATGTGGAGCTGTTTTGTGCTCTTCTATTAATGCTTCAATTTCTTCTTTACCCAGAAATGTATAAAATTTAATAAATCTTTCGGCATCAGCATCGGTTGCATTCAGCCAGAATTGGTAGAATTTATACGGTGATGTTTTCTTCTTATCTAACCAGTAATTTTCACCACTCTCGGATTTTCCGAATTTGGAGCCATCTGCTTTCGTGATCAAAGGAACCGTTAATGCAAAAGCTTCTCCTTGTGCCTTTCTGCGGATCAGTTCTGTCCCTGTGGTGATATTTCCCCACTGATCAGAACCTCCCATTTGTAACTTTACATTATTATTCTGGTACAAGTGCAGGAAATCATACCCCTGAATCAGCTGATAAGTAAATTCAGTAAAACTCATCCCTTCAGCTCCGGCTTCCCCTGAGAATCTCTTCTTTACGGAATCTTTAGCCATCATATAGTTTACAGTAATGTTTTTTCCCACATTTTTGGCAAAGTCTAAAAACGAGATGTTTTTCATCCAGTCGTAATTGTTTACCAACTCAGCCTTATTGGCTCCATCTCCATCAAAATTCAGAAACTGAGAAAGCTGATTTTTCAAACAGTCGACATAATGTAAAAGTGTTTCCTCATCCAGAAGATTTCTCTCTGCAGACTTTCCTGAAGGATCCCCGATCATCCCGGTAGCACCTCCTACTAATGCAATAGGCTTGT
The sequence above is drawn from the Chryseobacterium daecheongense genome and encodes:
- a CDS encoding alpha/beta hydrolase-fold protein gives rise to the protein MNLDYIVREPEHITSSTPILFMLHGYGSNEQDLFSFRETLPADWIIVSFRAPKNTQFEGYSWYDIDFNNPENFIDVHQAKESLNSVLENILKIINQYGITESRAHLCGFSQGGILCYALALQYPDLFNYVACLSSYPEEKILGDIVRDKKKLEKLRFFVSHGTDDAVIPLEWGRKAADLLYELSCYFTFREYMSGHGVNQKNYIDLMDFFSK
- the tyrS gene encoding tyrosine--tRNA ligase; its protein translation is MNSFIEELKWRGLFADMMPGTDEQLNKEVTTAYIGFDPTADSLHIGSLIQIKILAHFQQHGHKPIALVGGATGMIGDPSGKSAERNLLDEETLLHYVDCLKNQLSQFLNFDGDGANKAELVNNYDWMKNISFLDFAKNVGKNITVNYMMAKDSVKKRFSGEAGAEGMSFTEFTYQLIQGYDFLHLYQNNNVKLQMGGSDQWGNITTGTELIRRKAQGEAFALTVPLITKADGSKFGKSESGENYWLDKKKTSPYKFYQFWLNATDADAERFIKFYTFLGKEEIEALIEEHKTAPHERKLQKKLAEEVTVWVHGREEYEKALKASEILFGRSTAEDLVSLDEETFLEVFDGVPQKEVAKADVLGINIIDLLSEKSGFLKSKSEAQREIKGNSISVNKQKINDTFTANESDLIDGKFLLLQKGKKSYFIIKVQ